One stretch of Trichomycterus rosablanca isolate fTriRos1 chromosome 3, fTriRos1.hap1, whole genome shotgun sequence DNA includes these proteins:
- the nrros gene encoding transforming growth factor beta activator LRRC33, whose amino-acid sequence MPIHNVLLYVLLASALTAFSHPHSICKVNQWRALCNSNQLSSIPTDLPQQIEELFLDYNPLIKLQNGYFSRYPFIRILSCANCHLRTVEDQAFSSSPLLESLNLANNELQHGYKQFAQSLSSLTGLRTLDLSGNGLTEDMAAKILQNITSLETLNLSKNVLLRLDESTFRDLHQLKELNVERNVLFEIDAAFDHLTKLRWLNLAFNSLSCLIQFELTQLLVLNASHNQIEWFISNQDLTEPFELETLDLSDNQLLYFPFLPMHSHIKTLLLSNNYISFYGHLSQIISLNWTTSVEFYNLGKNVTNITAELWNDDLHGDISSVEMLDLSVNQVRYFPERFLQKMPHLYWLKIKSNCLESLNLTGEDLPVTLYELDVSNNRLTELQAQPSSVSELNNLTYLNLSLNNIQKLPPRVFTTLPSLSIVDLSYNTVGLCHPGELGSSNSTVCAVWTNLSNLKQLHIAGCSINSLPPLVFDGTPLTHLDLSNNQDLLITQDCLLALSGTLQHLSLSNTGLQSFDFSSYQHLTFLNISRNSILEIPKSLSTFNLKLLDLSYNMLSTVEPEHANMLAKKVQTVYLNGNSFNCCQLDWYRTFKESKTLHVADLSEITCIDRHQRRLQAGLSDFTLCDGRSTEESIFWYILLFLSVSVSLVGISVIYFLTFKPKLLPRVIKKKCWRQTTY is encoded by the exons ATGCCGATCCACAATGTCCTCCTTTACGTCCTTTTGGCGTCTGCGCTGACAGCATTCAGCCATCCTCACTCCATATGCAAAGTG AATCAATGGAGGGCTTTGTGTAACAGCAACCAACTCTCTTCTATTCCCACTGATTTACCACAACAAATAGAAGAGCTCTTTTTGGATTACAACCCTCTCATAAAATTACAGAATGGCTATTTTTCAAGATATCCTTTTATTCGAATCTTGAGCTGTGCAAACTGTCATTTAAGGACAGTAGAGGACCAGGCTTTCTCAAGTTCACCTCTATTAGAGAGCCTCAATTTAGCCAACAATGAGCTTCAACATGGATACAAGCAGTTTGCTCAGTCTCTGAGCTCTTTAACCGGGCTAAGAACTCTGGATCTTTCTGGCAATGGGCTTACAGAGGACATGGCTGCTAAAATTCTACAAAACATCACATCTCTTGAAACCCTGAATTTGTCCAAGAACGTTCTTCTAAGATTGGACGAGTCAACATttagagaccttcatcagctcAAGGAACTGAATGTTGAAAGGAATGTTTTGTTTGAGATTGATGCTGCATTTGATCACCTAACAAAGCTCAGATGGCTAAACTTGGCATTTAACTCTCTGTCCTGCCTCATACAATTTGAATTGACTCAATTATTGGTGCTAAATGCCAGTCACAACCAAATTGAATGGTTTATAAGCAATCAGGACCTTACAGAACCCTTTGAGCTGGAGACACTGGACCTGTCTGACAACCAGCTTCTGTattttcctttccttcctatgcACAGTCATATTAAAACACTGTTATTATCCAATAACTACATAAGCTTTTATGGCCATCTTTCTCAAATCATTTCTTTAAACTGGACAACTAGTGTTGAGTTTTACAATTTGGGTAAAAACGTCACCAATATTACAGCAGAACTCTGGAATGATGACCTACATGGAGATATATCTTCAGTGGAAATGCTGGATCTTAGTGTTAACCAGGTAAGATACTTCCCTGAGAGATTTCTTCAGAAAATGCCTCACCTCTACTGGCTGAAGATAAAGAGCAACTGTTTGGAGTCACTGAATTTAACAGGAGAAGATTTGCCTGTCACCCTATATGAGCTGGATGTGAGCAATAACAGACTAACAGAACTGCAAGCACAACCAAGCTCAGTCAGTGAGCTAAATAACCTTACTTATTTGAACCTGAGTTTAAACAACATACAAAAACTTCCCCCTAGAGTGTTCACTACACTTCCCAGTCTCAGCATTGTGGATCTCAGTTACAACACAGTGGGATTATGCCATCCAGGAGAGCTTGGCAGTTCTAACTCTACAGTCTGTGCTGTTTGGACAAATCTTTCCAATTTAAAACAACTTCATATTGCTGGATGTAGTATAAATAGTCTTCCTCCTTTGGTTTTTGATGGTACACCACTTACACATCTTGATCTATCTAACAACCAAGACcttctcattacacaagactgtTTGCTGGCTCTCAGTGGAACTTTGCAGCACCTGAGTCTGAGCAACACTGGCTTGCAAAGTTTTGACTTTTCCTCATatcaacatttaacatttttaaacatttccagAAACTCAATTTTGGAGATTCCTAAATCTTTAAGCACATTTAATTTGAAGCTACTGGACTTGAGCTACAACATGCTGTCAACTGTCGAACCTGAACATGCAAATATGCTAGCTAAGAAAGTGCAAACAGTTTATCTGAATGGAAATTCTTTCAACTGCTGCCAGTTAGACTGGTACAGAACATTTAAGGAGTCTAAGACACTTCACGTGGCTGACCTCTCAGAGATTACATGTATCGACCGACACCAGCGGAGACTACAAGCTGGGCTTTCTGACTTTACACTTTGTGATGGCAGAAGCACTGAGGAATCAATTTTCTGGTACATTCTgctatttttatctgttagcGTATCACTGGTGGGTATTtctgtcatttattttcttacatTCAAACCAAAACTGCTGCCCCGCGTGATTAAAAAGAAATGTTGGAGGCAGACAACATACTAA